From the Kitasatospora viridis genome, one window contains:
- a CDS encoding ABC-F family ATP-binding cassette domain-containing protein: MAVNLATIESVTKVYGTRALLDGVTLGVSEGDRIGVVGRNGDGKTTLIRMLAKLEEPDTGRITWNGGLRLATLTQHDSLDPAATIRHEVIADRADHEWLGDARIRDIIEGLFGGLDLPGFANGLDTVIGPLSGGERRRIALAKLLLGEHDLVVLDEPTNHLDVEGIAWLARHLQNRRSALVCVTHDRWFLDQVCTRMWDVQRGEVREYEGGYSDYVFARAERSRIEATEEQKRQNLARKELAWLRRGAPARTSKPRYRIEAANALIADVPEPRDKSELMKFANARLGRTVFELENVAISAGPKELLHGLTWQLGPGDRIGLLGVNGAGKTSLLRALQAAHASQGDVQPASGVIKVGKTVRLAYLSQEVAELDPATRVLQAVEQIRGRVDLGKGREMSAGQLCEQFGFGKDKQWTPVGDLSGGERRRLQLLRLLMDEPNVLFLDEPTNDLDIETLNQLEDLLDGWPGSMIVISHDRFFIERTTDVAYALLGDKRMRMLPGGVDEYLERRAAMAAAAAPAAAAPASDAAAPAKSAADERAAKKELQRIERQIAKLDQQERKLHDQLAQHAADFAKVAELDGQLRKVREEKEELETAWLELADS; this comes from the coding sequence GTGGCCGTCAACCTCGCCACCATCGAGTCCGTCACGAAGGTCTACGGCACCCGGGCCCTCCTGGACGGGGTCACCCTGGGCGTCAGTGAGGGTGACCGGATCGGCGTGGTCGGTCGCAACGGCGACGGCAAGACCACCCTGATCCGGATGCTCGCCAAGCTGGAGGAGCCCGACACCGGCCGGATCACCTGGAACGGCGGCCTGCGCCTGGCCACGCTCACCCAGCACGACTCGCTCGACCCCGCCGCCACCATCCGGCACGAGGTGATCGCCGACCGGGCCGACCACGAGTGGCTCGGCGACGCCCGGATCCGCGACATCATCGAGGGCCTGTTCGGCGGCCTCGACCTGCCCGGCTTCGCCAACGGCCTGGACACGGTGATCGGCCCGCTCTCCGGCGGCGAGCGCCGCCGGATCGCGCTGGCCAAGCTGCTGCTCGGCGAACACGACCTGGTCGTGCTCGACGAGCCCACCAACCACCTCGACGTCGAGGGCATCGCCTGGCTCGCCCGGCACCTGCAGAACCGCCGCTCCGCGCTGGTCTGCGTGACCCACGACCGCTGGTTCCTCGACCAGGTCTGCACCCGGATGTGGGACGTGCAGCGCGGCGAGGTCCGCGAGTACGAGGGCGGCTACTCCGACTACGTCTTCGCCCGCGCCGAACGCTCCCGGATCGAGGCCACCGAGGAGCAGAAGCGGCAGAACCTGGCCCGCAAGGAGCTGGCCTGGCTGCGCCGCGGCGCCCCCGCCCGCACCTCCAAGCCGCGCTACCGGATCGAGGCGGCCAACGCGCTGATCGCCGACGTGCCCGAGCCCCGGGACAAGAGCGAGCTGATGAAGTTCGCCAACGCCCGGCTCGGCCGCACCGTCTTCGAGCTGGAGAACGTCGCCATCTCGGCCGGCCCCAAGGAGCTGCTGCACGGCCTCACCTGGCAGCTCGGCCCCGGCGACCGGATCGGCCTGCTCGGCGTCAACGGCGCCGGCAAGACCTCGCTGCTGCGGGCCCTGCAGGCCGCCCACGCCTCGCAGGGCGACGTGCAGCCCGCCTCCGGCGTGATCAAGGTCGGCAAGACCGTGCGGCTCGCCTACCTCTCCCAGGAGGTCGCCGAGCTCGACCCGGCCACCCGGGTGCTGCAGGCCGTCGAGCAGATCCGCGGCCGGGTCGACCTCGGCAAGGGCCGGGAGATGTCGGCCGGCCAGCTCTGCGAGCAGTTCGGCTTCGGCAAGGACAAGCAGTGGACCCCGGTCGGCGACCTCTCCGGCGGTGAGCGCCGCCGGCTCCAGCTGCTGCGGCTGCTGATGGACGAGCCCAACGTGCTCTTCCTCGACGAGCCCACCAACGACCTCGACATCGAGACCCTCAACCAGCTGGAGGACCTGCTCGACGGCTGGCCCGGCTCGATGATCGTGATCAGCCACGACCGGTTCTTCATCGAGCGCACCACCGACGTGGCCTACGCGCTGCTCGGCGACAAGCGGATGCGGATGCTGCCCGGCGGGGTCGACGAGTACCTGGAGCGCCGGGCCGCGATGGCCGCCGCGGCCGCCCCGGCGGCGGCCGCCCCCGCCTCCGACGCCGCCGCACCGGCGAAGTCGGCGGCGGACGAGCGGGCCGCGAAGAAGGAGCTGCAGCGGATCGAGCGTCAGATCGCCAAGCTGGACCAGCAGGAGCGCAAGCTGCACGACCAGCTGGCGCAGCACGCCGCCGACTTCGCCAAGGTCGCCGAGCTGGACGGGCAGCTGCGCAAGGTGCGCGAGGAGAAGGAGGAGCTGGAGACGGCCTGGCTGGAGCTGGCCGACTCCTGA
- a CDS encoding 4-(cytidine 5'-diphospho)-2-C-methyl-D-erythritol kinase — translation MTAKIRVTVRVPAKVNVQLGVGGLRADGFHDLANVFFAVALGDEVTATPGTPGRGVTLGCTGPDAHQVPLDDSNLAARAARLLAAHHGIEPDVHLEIAKAIPVAGGMAGGSADGAAALVACDALWGLDTPLPVLLELAAELGSDVPFALLGGVALGRGRGELLEELPVTGTFHWVFAVADGGLSTPAVFRECDRLREAAGTGAGVDRVPTPDPSAALLAALAAGDPVALAESLTNDLQAAALSLRPALADCLEAGLAAGALAALVSGSGPTCAFLAKDAAGAESVAEALTASGTCRAAHATHGPVPGARVTG, via the coding sequence GTGACTGCGAAGATCCGGGTGACTGTGCGGGTGCCCGCCAAGGTCAACGTCCAGCTCGGGGTCGGCGGGCTGCGCGCCGACGGCTTCCACGACCTGGCCAACGTGTTCTTCGCCGTGGCCCTCGGCGACGAGGTCACCGCCACCCCGGGCACCCCCGGTCGGGGCGTCACGCTCGGCTGCACCGGCCCCGACGCCCACCAGGTGCCGCTGGACGACAGCAACCTGGCCGCCCGGGCGGCCCGGCTGCTCGCCGCCCACCACGGCATCGAGCCAGACGTCCACCTGGAGATCGCCAAGGCCATCCCGGTGGCCGGCGGGATGGCCGGCGGCAGCGCCGACGGGGCGGCCGCGCTGGTCGCCTGCGACGCGCTGTGGGGCCTGGACACCCCGCTGCCGGTGCTGCTGGAGCTGGCCGCCGAGCTCGGCTCCGACGTGCCGTTCGCGCTGCTCGGCGGCGTCGCGCTGGGCCGCGGCCGGGGCGAGCTGCTGGAGGAGCTGCCGGTCACCGGCACCTTCCACTGGGTCTTCGCGGTCGCCGACGGCGGCCTCTCCACCCCCGCCGTGTTCCGCGAGTGCGACCGGCTGCGCGAGGCCGCCGGCACCGGCGCCGGCGTCGACCGGGTGCCCACCCCCGACCCGTCCGCCGCGCTGCTCGCCGCCCTGGCCGCCGGCGACCCGGTCGCGCTGGCCGAATCGCTCACCAACGACCTGCAGGCCGCCGCCCTCTCGCTGCGGCCCGCGCTCGCCGACTGCCTGGAGGCGGGCCTGGCCGCCGGCGCGCTCGCCGCCCTGGTCTCCGGCTCCGGCCCCACCTGCGCCTTCCTGGCCAAGGACGCGGCCGGCGCCGAGTCGGTGGCCGAGGCGCTCACCGCCTCCGGCACCTGCCGCGCCGCGCACGCCACCCACGGTCCGGTGCCCGGCGCCAGGGTCACTGGCTGA
- the rsmA gene encoding 16S rRNA (adenine(1518)-N(6)/adenine(1519)-N(6))-dimethyltransferase RsmA — protein MSTTDPTSPASDHHLLGAADIRELAAAFGVRPTKQRGQNFVIDANTVRRIVRAAGVTPEDAVVEVGPGLGSLTLALLEAAAHVTAVEIDPLLAQHLPDTVASRMPDRADRFALVLSDAMEVTELPGPAPTALVANLPYNVAVPVLLHMLATFPSIERTLVMVQSEVADRLAAKPGNKIYGVPSVKANWYAEVKRAGAIGRNVFWPAPNVDSGLVSLTRRQPPATTASRREVFAVVDAAFAQRRKTLRAALAGWAGSPAAAEQAIAAAGIDHTLRGEMLTVEQFAAIAEHKPSAESKPSAEGSSK, from the coding sequence GTGAGCACCACCGACCCCACCAGTCCTGCCTCCGACCACCACCTGCTCGGCGCCGCCGACATCCGTGAGCTGGCCGCCGCCTTCGGGGTCCGCCCGACCAAGCAGCGCGGCCAGAACTTCGTGATCGACGCCAACACCGTGCGCCGGATCGTCCGCGCCGCCGGAGTCACCCCCGAGGACGCGGTGGTCGAGGTCGGCCCCGGGCTCGGTTCGCTCACCCTGGCGCTGCTGGAGGCGGCCGCGCACGTCACCGCCGTGGAGATCGACCCGCTGCTCGCCCAGCACCTGCCGGACACCGTCGCCAGCCGGATGCCGGACCGGGCCGACCGCTTCGCCCTGGTGCTCAGCGACGCCATGGAGGTCACCGAGCTGCCCGGCCCCGCGCCCACCGCGCTGGTCGCCAACCTGCCCTACAACGTGGCCGTCCCGGTGCTGCTGCACATGCTGGCCACCTTCCCCAGCATCGAGCGCACCCTGGTGATGGTGCAGTCCGAGGTGGCCGACCGGCTCGCCGCCAAGCCCGGCAACAAGATCTACGGCGTGCCCTCGGTCAAGGCCAACTGGTACGCCGAGGTGAAGCGGGCCGGCGCGATCGGCCGCAACGTCTTCTGGCCCGCGCCCAACGTGGACTCCGGCCTGGTCTCGCTGACCCGCCGTCAGCCGCCCGCCACCACCGCCAGCCGGCGGGAGGTGTTCGCCGTGGTGGACGCCGCCTTCGCGCAGCGCCGCAAGACCCTGCGCGCCGCGCTGGCCGGCTGGGCCGGCTCGCCCGCCGCCGCCGAGCAGGCGATCGCCGCCGCCGGCATCGACCACACCCTGCGCGGCGAGATGCTCACCGTCGAGCAGTTCGCCGCCATCGCCGAGCACAAGCCGTCCGCCGAGTCGAAGCCGTCCGCCGAGGGGTCGTCGAAGTGA
- a CDS encoding TatD family hydrolase: protein MAAKDDRTTPPPPPAPLAVPVADSHTHLDMQSGTPAEGLAKAAAVGVSTVVQVGCDVAGSRWAAELAERFEQVHAAVALHPNEAPRLVLGDPDTWSGQQRTPGGQAALDEALAEIDRLAALPQVRAVGETGLDYFRTGPEGVEIQQESFRRHIEIAKRHGKALVIHDRDAHQDVIELLLAEGAPERTVFHCYSGDAEMAKVCAEHGWYLSFAGPVTFKANQPLRDALAVTPLDRILVETDAPFLTPHPYRGRPNAPYLIPVTVRSMADTLGLGEDELCTAIAANTARAFDY, encoded by the coding sequence ATGGCTGCCAAGGACGACCGCACCACCCCGCCCCCGCCGCCCGCCCCGCTCGCGGTGCCGGTGGCCGACTCGCACACCCACCTGGACATGCAGTCCGGCACCCCGGCCGAGGGGCTGGCCAAGGCCGCCGCGGTCGGCGTCAGCACGGTGGTCCAGGTCGGCTGCGACGTGGCCGGCTCGCGGTGGGCCGCCGAACTCGCCGAGCGGTTCGAGCAGGTGCACGCGGCCGTCGCGCTGCACCCCAACGAGGCGCCCCGGCTGGTGCTCGGCGACCCCGACACCTGGTCCGGGCAGCAGCGCACCCCCGGCGGGCAGGCCGCGCTGGACGAGGCGCTGGCCGAGATCGACCGGCTGGCCGCGCTGCCCCAGGTGCGGGCCGTCGGCGAGACCGGCCTGGACTACTTCCGCACCGGCCCCGAGGGCGTGGAGATCCAGCAGGAGTCCTTCCGCCGGCACATCGAGATCGCCAAGCGGCACGGCAAGGCCCTGGTGATCCACGACCGGGACGCCCACCAGGACGTGATCGAGCTGCTGCTCGCCGAGGGCGCGCCCGAGCGCACCGTCTTCCACTGCTACTCCGGCGACGCCGAGATGGCCAAGGTCTGCGCCGAGCACGGCTGGTACCTGTCGTTCGCCGGCCCGGTCACCTTCAAGGCCAACCAGCCGCTGCGGGACGCCCTCGCCGTCACCCCGCTGGACCGGATCCTGGTCGAGACGGACGCGCCCTTCCTTACCCCGCACCCCTACCGGGGCCGGCCCAACGCGCCCTACCTGATCCCGGTCACCGTCCGGTCGATGGCCGACACCCTGGGCCTGGGCGAGGACGAGCTGTGCACCGCGATCGCGGCCAACACCGCCCGCGCCTTCGACTACTGA
- the rsmI gene encoding 16S rRNA (cytidine(1402)-2'-O)-methyltransferase, with protein sequence MTGVLVLAGTPIGDVADAPPRLLTELAEADVIAAEDTRRLRRLTQALGVAPAGRVLSYFEGNEVGRTPELVEALTGGARVLLVTDAGMPSVSDPGYRLVAAAVAAGIKVTAVPGPSAVLTALALSALPVDRFTFEGFLPRKAGDRGRALAEIAAEPRTMVFFEAPHRIAETLTAMAGAFGADRPAAVCRELTKTYEEVKRGPLGELAAWAADGVRGEITVVVGGAPPAAPAELTPAELADRVAAREAAGERRKEAIAAVAVQLGLPKREVFDAVVAAKPGRSADTP encoded by the coding sequence GTGACAGGAGTACTCGTTCTCGCAGGCACCCCCATCGGCGACGTCGCGGACGCCCCGCCCCGGCTGCTCACCGAGCTCGCCGAGGCGGACGTGATCGCCGCCGAGGACACCCGGCGCCTGCGCCGGCTCACCCAGGCGCTCGGGGTGGCCCCGGCCGGCCGGGTGCTCTCCTACTTCGAGGGCAACGAGGTCGGCCGCACCCCCGAGCTGGTCGAGGCGCTCACCGGCGGCGCCCGGGTGCTGCTGGTCACCGACGCCGGGATGCCCTCGGTCTCCGACCCCGGCTACCGGCTGGTCGCCGCCGCCGTGGCGGCCGGCATCAAGGTCACCGCCGTGCCCGGGCCGTCCGCGGTGCTCACCGCGCTGGCGCTGTCCGCGCTGCCGGTGGACCGGTTCACCTTCGAGGGCTTCCTGCCGCGCAAGGCCGGCGACCGCGGCCGGGCACTGGCCGAGATCGCCGCCGAGCCGCGCACCATGGTCTTCTTCGAGGCCCCGCACCGGATCGCCGAGACGCTGACCGCGATGGCCGGGGCCTTCGGCGCCGACCGGCCCGCCGCCGTCTGCCGGGAGCTGACCAAGACCTACGAGGAGGTCAAGCGCGGCCCGCTCGGCGAGCTGGCCGCCTGGGCCGCCGACGGCGTGCGCGGGGAGATCACCGTGGTGGTCGGCGGCGCCCCGCCGGCCGCCCCCGCCGAGCTCACCCCCGCCGAGCTGGCCGACCGGGTGGCGGCCCGGGAGGCGGCGGGGGAGCGCCGCAAGGAGGCGATCGCCGCCGTGGCCGTGCAACTCGGCCTGCCCAAGCGCGAGGTCTTCGACGCGGTGGTGGCCGCCAAGCCCGGCCGCTCCGCCGACACCCCCTGA